From Streptomyces sp. NBC_00370, a single genomic window includes:
- a CDS encoding glycoside hydrolase family 65 protein, producing the protein MITHTSYAVEPWALRETGLNLDVLPQSESVFALSNGHVGWRGNLDEGEPHGLPGSYLNGVHELHPLPYAEAGYGYPESGQTVINVTNGKIIRLLVNDEPFDLRYGRLISHERVLDLRGGVLRRTVEWASPAGCVVRVRSTRLVSFSQRAIAAVAYEVEAVDSQVRIVIQSELVANEQLPHTAGDPRTAVALESSLDAEEDLADGNRLRLVHLTRKSGLRVAAAADHVVEGPAPTRTSSESGDDVSRLTVTSVLEAGQKLRMEKLVSYGWSSIRSLPAVRDQVDAALAGAFSTGWQGLVDEQRAYLDDFWERADVEVDGDEEIQQAVRFALFHVLQAGARAEQRAIPAKGLTGSGYDGHSFWDTETFVLPLLTYTAPSAVAEALRWRQSTLPAARDRADQLGLKGAAFPWRTIEGSECSAYWPAGAAAFHVNADIADAAIRYVAATGDEGFERECAVELLVETARLWRSLGHHDPHGAFHIDGVTGPDEYSAIADDNAYTNLMARANLLAAADVVERHPHKAAELGADAEESAAWRDAAEAMHVPYNAELGVHEQAAGYTGHQYWDFAAMRPEDYPLMLHFPYFDLYRKQVVKQADLVLAMYKCSEFFTEEHKARNFAYYEPITVRDSSLSACSQAVIAAEVGHLHLAYDYLVEAALMDLEDLESNTRDGLHIASLAGTWMALVAGFGGMRHTGDSLAFTPRLPERFSRLAFTMELLGRRLKVEIKSDAATYTLVSGAPMKISHHGETLTVSGEAPETRHIAHAPSRPAPDQPPGRRPDHREHREDRQHNS; encoded by the coding sequence GTCCGGCCAGACGGTCATCAACGTCACCAATGGCAAGATCATCCGGCTGCTCGTCAACGACGAGCCGTTCGACCTGCGCTACGGCAGGCTCATCAGCCACGAGCGCGTGCTCGACCTGCGCGGCGGTGTGCTGCGCCGCACCGTCGAGTGGGCCTCGCCGGCCGGCTGTGTCGTACGGGTGCGTTCCACCCGGCTCGTCTCCTTCAGCCAGCGCGCCATCGCCGCCGTCGCCTACGAGGTCGAGGCGGTCGACTCGCAGGTGCGGATCGTCATCCAGTCGGAACTCGTCGCCAACGAACAGCTCCCGCACACCGCCGGCGACCCGCGCACCGCCGTGGCCCTCGAATCGTCGCTCGACGCCGAGGAGGACCTGGCGGACGGCAACCGGCTGCGGCTGGTCCACCTCACGCGCAAGAGCGGGCTGCGGGTCGCCGCCGCGGCCGACCATGTCGTGGAAGGGCCCGCGCCGACCCGTACCAGCAGCGAGAGCGGCGACGACGTCAGCCGGCTCACCGTCACCTCCGTACTGGAGGCGGGGCAGAAGCTGCGGATGGAGAAGCTGGTCTCCTACGGCTGGTCGAGCATCCGCTCGCTGCCCGCTGTGCGGGACCAGGTCGACGCGGCGCTCGCCGGCGCCTTCAGCACCGGCTGGCAGGGGCTCGTCGACGAACAGCGCGCCTATCTGGACGACTTCTGGGAGCGGGCCGACGTCGAGGTCGACGGCGACGAGGAGATCCAGCAGGCCGTACGGTTCGCCCTGTTCCACGTCCTCCAGGCCGGCGCGCGCGCCGAGCAGCGCGCCATCCCGGCGAAGGGGCTGACCGGGTCGGGCTACGACGGCCACTCCTTCTGGGACACCGAGACCTTCGTGCTGCCGCTGCTCACCTACACCGCGCCGAGCGCGGTCGCCGAAGCGCTGCGCTGGCGGCAGAGCACCCTGCCGGCCGCCCGGGACCGGGCGGATCAACTCGGCCTCAAGGGCGCCGCGTTCCCCTGGCGGACCATCGAGGGCTCGGAGTGCTCCGCCTACTGGCCGGCCGGCGCGGCCGCCTTCCATGTGAACGCCGACATCGCCGACGCCGCCATCCGCTATGTGGCGGCGACAGGTGACGAGGGGTTCGAGCGCGAATGCGCCGTCGAACTGCTGGTGGAGACGGCTCGGTTGTGGCGCTCGCTCGGCCATCACGACCCGCACGGCGCCTTCCACATCGACGGCGTGACCGGCCCCGACGAGTACAGCGCCATCGCCGACGACAACGCATACACCAACCTGATGGCCCGGGCGAACCTGCTGGCCGCTGCCGACGTGGTGGAGCGGCATCCGCACAAGGCAGCCGAGTTGGGGGCGGACGCCGAGGAGAGCGCCGCCTGGCGGGACGCGGCCGAAGCGATGCACGTCCCGTACAACGCGGAGCTGGGGGTGCACGAGCAGGCCGCCGGATACACCGGCCACCAGTACTGGGACTTCGCGGCCATGCGCCCCGAGGACTATCCGCTGATGCTGCACTTCCCCTACTTCGACCTCTACCGCAAGCAGGTGGTCAAGCAGGCCGACCTGGTGCTGGCGATGTACAAGTGCAGTGAGTTCTTCACCGAGGAGCACAAGGCCCGTAACTTCGCCTACTACGAGCCGATCACCGTACGGGACTCGTCGCTCTCGGCCTGCAGCCAGGCGGTCATCGCTGCCGAGGTCGGCCATCTGCACCTGGCCTACGACTACTTGGTCGAGGCCGCGCTGATGGACCTGGAGGATCTGGAGAGCAACACCCGGGACGGACTGCACATCGCGTCCCTCGCCGGTACCTGGATGGCGCTGGTCGCCGGCTTCGGCGGGATGCGGCACACCGGCGACTCGCTGGCGTTCACCCCGCGGCTGCCCGAGCGGTTCAGCAGGCTGGCGTTCACGATGGAGCTGCTGGGGCGGCGGCTGAAGGTGGAGATCAAGAGCGACGCCGCCACGTACACGCTGGTGTCGGGGGCGCCGATGAAGATCTCCCACCACGGCGAGACGCTCACCGTCTCGGGCGAGGCGCCGGAGACCCGGCACATCGCGCACGCCCCCTCCCGCCCGGCCCCCGACCAGCCGCCGGGGCGCAGGCCGGACCACAGGGAGCACCGGGAGGACCGGCAGCACAACAGCTGA
- a CDS encoding TetR/AcrR family transcriptional regulator, protein MTADADVPRSRRERPAKPALTRAGIVAAAVELMRAEGLERVTMRRLAQQLDTGPASLYVYVRNTAELHAAVLDELLGAVELAPAGAGDWRDRLVRVLTSYVDVLFAHPALARSALVARPSGAHYLDLVEALLALLAEGGVPRREAAWALDLLLQHATATAAEQATRGQDTEAQDDWDALTAAVRGAADERHPQVATHGDELLSGTPQQRLSWGFHVLIGGILATPAPE, encoded by the coding sequence ATGACAGCAGACGCCGACGTACCCCGAAGCCGCCGGGAGCGGCCCGCGAAACCGGCCCTGACCCGGGCCGGGATCGTCGCGGCAGCCGTCGAACTGATGCGGGCCGAAGGTCTGGAACGGGTCACCATGCGCCGGCTGGCGCAGCAGCTCGACACCGGACCCGCCTCGCTCTACGTGTACGTCCGCAACACCGCGGAACTGCACGCGGCCGTACTCGACGAACTGCTCGGCGCCGTCGAGCTGGCCCCCGCGGGGGCGGGCGACTGGCGCGACCGGCTCGTACGCGTCCTCACGTCGTACGTGGACGTGCTGTTCGCGCATCCCGCCCTCGCCAGGTCGGCCCTGGTCGCCCGGCCCTCGGGTGCCCACTACCTCGATCTGGTCGAGGCGCTGCTCGCGTTGCTGGCCGAGGGCGGTGTACCACGGCGGGAGGCGGCCTGGGCGCTCGACCTGCTGCTCCAGCACGCGACGGCCACCGCCGCCGAGCAGGCCACCCGAGGCCAGGACACCGAGGCCCAGGACGACTGGGACGCGCTGACCGCCGCGGTGCGGGGCGCCGCCGACGAGCGGCATCCGCAGGTCGCCACGCACGGCGACGAGCTGCTGTCCGGGACCCCCCAGCAGCGTCTGAGCTGGGGCTTTCACGTCCTCATCGGCGGCATCCTCGCCACCCCGGCCCCCGAATAG